From the Pseudarthrobacter sp. MM222 genome, one window contains:
- the hemL gene encoding glutamate-1-semialdehyde 2,1-aminomutase has product MTSSSPRNEELFDRARQLMPGGVNSPVRAFGSVGGTPRFMVSAKGPYLTDADGAEYVDLVCSWGPALLGHAHPAVLAAVHAAVDRGLSFGASTPDEANLAAIVQERVPAAERVRMVSTGTEATMTAVRLARGFTGRDLIIKFAGCYHGHLDGLLAAAGSGVATLALPGSAGVTAATAAETLVLPYNDLGAVEAAFATHGPNIAAVITEAAPANMGVVTPGEGFNAGLARITREHGALLILDEVLTGFRTGYSGYWGLTGGAAGADQPWTPDLLTFGKVIGGGMPTAALGGRAEVMDYLAPVGPVYQAGTLSGNPVAMAAGVATLTHATPEVYSFVDARSLELSAALSSALDTAGVDHSIQRAGNLFSVAFGTSARGVRNYADAQGQESFRYAPFFHSMLDSGVYLPPSVFEAWFLSAAHDDAAMNRIFDALPAAAKAAAAAEA; this is encoded by the coding sequence ATGACTTCCAGCAGCCCTCGCAACGAGGAACTCTTCGACCGTGCCCGCCAGTTGATGCCCGGCGGCGTGAACTCGCCCGTGCGCGCCTTCGGCTCCGTCGGCGGGACGCCGCGGTTCATGGTCTCCGCCAAAGGCCCCTATTTGACCGACGCGGACGGGGCCGAATACGTCGACCTTGTCTGCTCCTGGGGTCCGGCGCTGCTGGGTCACGCCCACCCGGCGGTCCTCGCGGCGGTCCACGCCGCCGTCGACCGCGGGCTGTCCTTCGGCGCCTCGACGCCCGATGAGGCCAACCTCGCCGCGATCGTTCAGGAACGCGTTCCTGCCGCGGAGCGGGTCCGGATGGTGTCCACCGGAACCGAAGCGACCATGACCGCCGTGCGGCTGGCACGCGGCTTCACCGGCCGGGACCTCATCATCAAGTTTGCCGGCTGCTACCACGGCCACCTCGACGGGCTCCTCGCCGCGGCCGGCTCCGGTGTCGCCACCCTGGCGCTGCCGGGCTCTGCCGGCGTCACCGCCGCGACGGCCGCCGAAACCCTCGTGCTGCCCTACAACGACCTCGGCGCCGTCGAAGCCGCCTTCGCCACGCACGGCCCGAACATTGCCGCCGTGATCACCGAGGCCGCGCCCGCCAACATGGGCGTCGTCACGCCCGGCGAGGGCTTCAACGCAGGGCTGGCCCGGATCACGCGCGAGCACGGGGCCCTGCTGATCCTCGACGAGGTCCTGACCGGCTTCCGCACCGGCTACTCCGGCTACTGGGGACTCACCGGGGGCGCCGCCGGCGCGGACCAGCCCTGGACGCCGGACCTGCTGACCTTCGGCAAGGTCATCGGCGGCGGGATGCCGACCGCGGCCCTCGGCGGACGCGCGGAGGTCATGGACTACCTCGCCCCCGTGGGCCCGGTCTACCAGGCCGGCACGCTGTCCGGGAACCCGGTGGCCATGGCCGCCGGCGTCGCGACACTGACCCACGCGACCCCGGAGGTCTACTCCTTCGTGGACGCAAGGTCACTGGAGCTCTCCGCAGCGCTGTCCTCGGCGCTGGACACGGCCGGCGTGGACCACTCGATCCAGCGTGCCGGGAACCTGTTCTCGGTGGCCTTCGGCACCTCCGCCCGCGGCGTCCGCAACTACGCTGACGCCCAGGGCCAGGAGTCCTTCCGGTATGCGCCGTTCTTCCATTCCATGCTGGACTCCGGCGTCTACCTCCCGCCGTCCGTTTTCGAGGCGTGGTTCCTCTCCGCAGCGCACGACGACGCCGCGATGAACCGGATCTTCGACGCCCTGCCCGCCGCGGCAAAGGCCGCCGCGGCAGCGGAGGCGTAA
- a CDS encoding LLM class flavin-dependent oxidoreductase, whose protein sequence is MSAASVPDPEFMANPTAPVGPGRILLGLNSFGDVGVFPDGHPIPHAQVLRQLLEQAELADEVGLHAFAVGEHHRRDFAVSAPEVFLAAAASRTRNIRLGSAVTVLSSDDPIRVFQRFATVDAIANGRAEVMLGRGSFIESFPLFGLDLADYEVLFEEKLELFDKVRAQNPVHWEGRTRPAISGLSVYPPLEHHLLPAWIGVGGTPESVLRCAEYGYPIIFAIIGGQPRAFAPLANLYREAMAKYGHPMQQMATHSPGHVAATDEESREEFFPHWLAQRNRIGSERGWGPGNRSEFDAMCTPEGALYVGSPETVAAKIVLLKKNLGVDRFDLKYSNGTLPHAAMMRSIELFGTEVAPRVADVLAGAAPGTAAAGAGS, encoded by the coding sequence ATGAGTGCTGCATCCGTGCCGGACCCGGAGTTCATGGCAAACCCCACCGCGCCGGTGGGACCCGGGCGCATCCTGCTGGGCCTGAACAGCTTCGGCGACGTCGGTGTGTTCCCGGACGGGCACCCCATCCCGCACGCCCAGGTGCTGCGCCAGCTCCTGGAACAGGCCGAGCTCGCCGATGAGGTCGGGCTGCACGCCTTCGCCGTGGGAGAGCACCACCGCCGGGACTTTGCCGTCTCCGCGCCGGAGGTGTTCCTCGCCGCCGCGGCGTCACGAACCCGGAATATCCGGCTCGGTTCGGCCGTGACGGTGCTCAGCTCGGATGACCCCATCCGGGTCTTCCAGCGCTTCGCCACCGTGGATGCCATCGCCAACGGCCGCGCGGAGGTCATGCTGGGCCGCGGCTCCTTCATCGAATCCTTCCCCCTGTTCGGGCTAGACCTGGCGGACTACGAGGTCCTGTTCGAGGAAAAGCTTGAGCTTTTCGACAAGGTCCGGGCACAGAATCCCGTGCACTGGGAAGGCCGCACCCGGCCCGCCATCAGCGGGCTGAGCGTCTACCCGCCGCTGGAACACCACCTGCTGCCGGCCTGGATCGGCGTCGGCGGAACCCCGGAGTCGGTGCTGCGCTGCGCCGAGTACGGCTACCCGATTATCTTCGCCATCATCGGCGGACAACCCCGGGCGTTCGCGCCGCTGGCCAACCTCTACCGCGAAGCGATGGCCAAATACGGCCACCCGATGCAGCAGATGGCCACCCATTCACCCGGCCACGTTGCCGCCACCGATGAGGAGTCGAGGGAGGAGTTCTTCCCGCACTGGCTCGCGCAGCGTAACCGGATCGGTTCCGAGCGCGGCTGGGGACCGGGCAACCGGAGCGAATTCGACGCGATGTGCACGCCGGAGGGTGCCCTGTACGTGGGGTCGCCGGAGACCGTCGCCGCGAAGATCGTGCTGCTCAAGAAGAACCTCGGCGTGGACCGCTTCGACCTGAAATACAGCAACGGCACGCTGCCGCATGCCGCCATGATGCGGTCCATTGAACTTTTCGGCACGGAAGTGGCGCCCCGTGTGGCCGACGTGCTGGCCGGGGCCGCCCCGGGCACCGCAGCAGCCGGCGCAGGCAGCTGA
- the hemB gene encoding porphobilinogen synthase translates to MSFPTHRPRRLRTTPAMRRLTAEHRLSAAELVLPAFIREGLAEPNPIASMPGVQQHTTDSLKRAAADAVRLGVGGIMLFGVPEVRDATGTASLDPDGVLNKAIRDVRAEVGDELVVMSDVCLDEFTDHGHCGVLDANGYVDNDATLEIYGQMAVAQAEAGAHVLGPSGMMDGQVAVIRQALEDAGHANTAIVAYAAKYASAFYGPFREAVDSQLKGDRRTYQMEAANRREAIVEVELDLAEGADMVMVKPAMSYLDILADVAAMSPVPVAAYQISGEYAMIEAAAANGWIDRRAAITESVLGIRRAGANMVLTYWASELAGWLKES, encoded by the coding sequence ATGAGCTTTCCGACCCACCGTCCCCGCCGCCTCCGCACAACGCCCGCCATGCGCCGGCTCACCGCCGAACACCGCCTCTCGGCCGCGGAGCTGGTGCTGCCGGCCTTTATCCGCGAGGGCCTGGCGGAGCCGAACCCCATCGCCTCGATGCCGGGCGTGCAGCAGCACACCACGGATTCGCTCAAGCGTGCCGCCGCCGACGCCGTGCGGCTGGGCGTCGGCGGCATCATGCTGTTCGGCGTCCCCGAAGTCCGGGACGCTACCGGCACGGCCTCGCTCGACCCCGACGGAGTACTCAACAAGGCCATCCGGGACGTCCGGGCCGAGGTCGGCGACGAGCTCGTGGTCATGAGCGATGTCTGCCTTGACGAATTCACGGACCACGGCCACTGCGGTGTCCTCGACGCCAACGGCTATGTGGACAACGACGCCACCCTCGAAATCTACGGGCAGATGGCGGTGGCGCAGGCGGAGGCCGGAGCCCACGTCCTGGGCCCCTCCGGCATGATGGACGGCCAGGTCGCCGTCATCCGGCAGGCCTTGGAGGACGCCGGTCACGCCAACACCGCAATCGTGGCCTACGCCGCCAAATACGCCTCGGCGTTCTACGGCCCTTTCCGCGAAGCCGTCGACTCGCAGCTGAAGGGTGACCGCCGCACCTACCAGATGGAGGCCGCCAACCGCCGCGAAGCCATCGTCGAAGTGGAACTGGACCTCGCCGAGGGGGCCGACATGGTCATGGTGAAACCAGCCATGAGCTACCTCGACATTCTGGCCGACGTCGCCGCCATGAGCCCCGTGCCGGTCGCTGCCTACCAGATCTCGGGCGAGTACGCGATGATCGAAGCCGCGGCGGCCAACGGCTGGATCGACCGGCGCGCCGCGATCACCGAGTCCGTCCTGGGCATCAGGCGGGCCGGCGCCAACATGGTGCTGACGTACTGGGCCAGCGAACTCGCCGGCTGGCTGAAGGAGTCCTGA